One window of the Methylocystis parvus OBBP genome contains the following:
- a CDS encoding outer membrane beta-barrel protein, with protein sequence MFNFAAVALLATAASGSALAADLPYRKAPPAYIPPPPVMTWTGFYAGLNIGGGWSANSINNANLTPYTDPVAGGLWLLPGSSNGGSSAGGVVGGGQIGYNYQMASLVFGLETDFQGTSMQSGGNKSWAVYPSPVTPGGLLAPLAPGGNTGVALNWFGTVRARAGYLFTPAFLVYATGGFAYGGVQGQFTGYSNTRTGWTVGGGAEWMFMPNWSVKGEYLFTDLSSGGTQGWFGGNWGYRRHPQYHVVRAGVNYHFNWGAAPALTSY encoded by the coding sequence ATGTTCAATTTCGCCGCCGTCGCCCTCCTTGCGACCGCCGCGTCCGGCTCGGCGCTCGCCGCCGACCTGCCCTATCGCAAAGCCCCGCCCGCTTATATTCCCCCGCCGCCGGTCATGACGTGGACGGGCTTCTATGCCGGCCTCAATATTGGCGGCGGCTGGAGCGCCAATAGCATCAACAACGCCAATCTCACGCCCTATACCGACCCGGTCGCGGGCGGCCTCTGGCTCCTGCCCGGCTCGTCAAACGGCGGCAGCAGCGCCGGCGGCGTCGTGGGCGGCGGTCAGATCGGCTACAATTATCAGATGGCGTCGCTGGTCTTCGGCCTCGAGACCGACTTCCAGGGCACCAGCATGCAGTCGGGCGGCAACAAGTCCTGGGCAGTCTATCCGAGCCCGGTCACGCCCGGCGGGCTTCTCGCGCCTCTCGCCCCCGGCGGCAATACCGGCGTCGCGCTCAACTGGTTCGGCACGGTGCGCGCCCGCGCCGGCTACCTCTTCACGCCGGCCTTCCTCGTTTATGCGACGGGCGGCTTCGCCTATGGCGGCGTGCAGGGTCAGTTCACGGGCTACAGCAACACCCGCACGGGCTGGACGGTCGGCGGCGGCGCCGAGTGGATGTTCATGCCCAACTGGTCGGTCAAGGGCGAATATCTCTTCACCGATCTCTCCAGCGGCGGCACGCAGGGCTGGTTCGGCGGCAATTGGGGCTATCGCCGCCATCCGCAATATCATGTCGTGCGCGCCGGCGTGAATTATCACTTCAACTGGGGGGCGGCTCCGGCCCTGACCTCATACTGA
- a CDS encoding dimethylarginine dimethylaminohydrolase family protein — translation MTLRLNAPLADVAERASAAAPAADSRARILMCAPDHFAVDYVINPWMEDQIGRTQRTQARAQWENLRLHLAREAALAYVPSAPGLPDMVFTANAGLVIGETVVVTRFHAKERRPEEDLFRAWFERAGFSTAAWPDKVAFEGAGDALFDRARGLIWCGHGWRSSEEAPPLIERIFETRAVGLRLVDPRFYHLDTCLCPLPGGWLLYYPQAFDERSRDVIATLVPAEFRIELDEREAASFACNAIAIGDRIFLNACPPRLERRLREAGLSPVVTPLSEFVRAGGAAKCLTLELPPTRADLSSLRLK, via the coding sequence ATGACTCTTCGCTTGAACGCTCCGCTCGCGGATGTCGCCGAACGCGCTTCGGCGGCCGCGCCGGCGGCGGATTCGCGCGCGCGCATCCTGATGTGCGCGCCCGATCATTTCGCGGTCGACTACGTCATCAATCCCTGGATGGAAGATCAGATCGGCCGGACGCAACGGACGCAGGCGCGGGCGCAATGGGAGAATCTGCGCCTTCATCTCGCGCGCGAGGCTGCGCTCGCCTATGTCCCGTCGGCGCCGGGATTGCCCGATATGGTCTTCACCGCCAATGCCGGCCTCGTCATCGGCGAGACGGTCGTCGTCACGCGCTTTCACGCCAAAGAGCGTCGGCCGGAGGAGGATCTTTTCCGCGCCTGGTTCGAGCGAGCGGGGTTCTCCACCGCCGCCTGGCCCGACAAGGTCGCATTCGAGGGCGCGGGCGACGCCCTTTTCGATCGCGCGCGCGGCTTGATCTGGTGCGGCCATGGCTGGCGCTCCAGCGAGGAAGCGCCGCCGCTCATCGAACGCATCTTTGAAACGCGCGCGGTCGGCCTGCGGCTTGTCGATCCGCGCTTCTATCACCTCGACACCTGTCTCTGCCCGCTGCCCGGCGGCTGGCTGTTATACTATCCGCAGGCTTTCGACGAACGGTCCCGGGACGTCATCGCGACTCTGGTCCCCGCCGAATTCCGCATCGAACTCGATGAGCGGGAAGCGGCGTCCTTCGCCTGCAACGCCATCGCGATCGGCGACCGCATTTTCCTGAACGCCTGCCCGCCGCGCCTGGAGCGCAGGCTCCGCGAAGCCGGACTGTCGCCGGTCGTCACGCCGCTGTCGGAATTTGTCCGGGCCGGCGGCGCGGCGAAATGTCTGACGCTGGAGCTGCCGCCGACGCGCGCCGATCTTTCGTCGCTGCGGCTGAAATGA
- a CDS encoding ornithine cyclodeaminase, giving the protein MATFLSEREIARLFERTGARPFWSRLVDYLARDFARWAAFDKSPRFASHSPGGVIELMPTSDGETFAFKYVNGHPGNTRLGLQTVVAFGALADVRTGYPFLLSEMTIATALRTAATSVLAARRLARPESRTMALIGLGAQAEFQADAFRRVLGVDRLRVFDVDPGAHEKFERNMASREVTITHCESAREAACGADIVTTITADKKRATILDETMIAPGTHINAVGGDCPGKTELSRALLLRSDIFVEYAPQTRLEGEIQQLDPAHPVAELHDVLSGRRPGRVSADAVTVFDSVGFAVEDFSVLRLLYDLAQETGVGTDIALTASPADPKNLFALLRAGPATADAPESEAFDFSN; this is encoded by the coding sequence ATGGCGACCTTTCTAAGCGAACGAGAAATCGCTCGGCTGTTTGAGCGAACCGGCGCCCGGCCGTTCTGGTCTCGCCTCGTGGACTATCTCGCGCGTGATTTTGCGCGCTGGGCCGCCTTTGACAAGTCGCCGCGCTTTGCGAGCCATTCGCCCGGCGGCGTCATCGAGCTGATGCCGACAAGCGACGGCGAGACCTTCGCGTTCAAATATGTGAACGGCCATCCGGGCAATACGCGTCTCGGTCTGCAGACGGTCGTCGCTTTTGGCGCGCTGGCCGACGTGCGGACAGGCTATCCGTTTCTCCTCTCGGAGATGACGATCGCGACGGCCTTGCGAACGGCGGCGACGTCGGTTCTCGCCGCCCGCCGCCTCGCGCGGCCCGAGAGCCGGACCATGGCGCTGATCGGCCTTGGCGCGCAAGCCGAGTTTCAGGCCGATGCGTTTCGCCGGGTCCTCGGCGTCGACCGGCTGCGCGTCTTCGACGTCGACCCCGGCGCTCATGAGAAATTCGAACGCAACATGGCGTCGCGCGAGGTGACGATCACGCATTGCGAAAGCGCGCGCGAGGCGGCCTGCGGCGCCGACATCGTCACCACGATCACAGCCGACAAGAAACGCGCGACGATCCTCGACGAGACGATGATCGCGCCGGGAACGCATATCAACGCCGTCGGCGGCGACTGCCCCGGAAAGACCGAATTGTCGCGCGCGCTCCTGCTTCGCTCCGACATTTTCGTCGAATATGCGCCGCAGACGCGGCTCGAAGGCGAAATTCAGCAGCTCGATCCCGCTCACCCCGTCGCCGAGCTGCATGACGTGCTGTCGGGAAGACGTCCCGGCCGCGTCTCGGCCGACGCGGTGACCGTGTTCGACAGCGTCGGATTCGCCGTCGAGGATTTTTCGGTTCTTCGTCTCCTATACGATCTCGCGCAAGAGACGGGCGTCGGGACCGACATCGCGCTGACGGCGTCGCCAGCCGATCCGAAGAATCTTTTCGCTTTGCTGCGCGCCGGCCCGGCGACGGCCGACGCGCCGGAAAGCGAAGCGTTCGACTTCTCCAACTGA
- a CDS encoding Lrp/AsnC family transcriptional regulator — MDDLDHRLIALLRTDGRASLSELAKRLGVSRGTVQNRLDRLIDAEIILGFTVRLKSGAQSDRIRAIMMIEVAGKSTRKVVQALRGLPEIHALHSTNGAYDLIAEIEVGNLAEFDRVLSSVRSIEGVARSETSLLLAPA; from the coding sequence ATGGACGACCTCGATCATCGGTTGATCGCTCTGCTGCGGACGGATGGCCGGGCGTCCCTGTCGGAGCTTGCGAAAAGGCTCGGCGTCTCGCGCGGGACCGTCCAGAACAGGCTCGACCGATTGATCGACGCGGAGATCATCCTTGGCTTCACCGTGCGCCTGAAGAGCGGCGCGCAAAGCGATCGCATCCGGGCGATCATGATGATCGAAGTCGCGGGCAAGAGCACGCGGAAAGTCGTTCAGGCGCTGCGGGGCCTGCCCGAGATACATGCGCTTCACAGCACCAACGGCGCCTATGACCTCATCGCCGAGATCGAGGTCGGAAATCTCGCGGAATTCGATCGCGTGCTGTCAAGCGTCAGGTCGATTGAAGGGGTTGCGCGGAGTGAAACGAGCCTTTTGCTCGCGCCCGCATAG
- a CDS encoding radical SAM protein has protein sequence MTIAPIRYIEPVFRPPSEADSLILPVTNGCSWNRCTFCEMYTAPQKRFRPRDEAETLDSIRRCGERFGDGVKRVFLADGDAMTLSTRRLTTILESIRRELPGVRRVSSYCLPRNVRKKSVEELAELKALGLSLVYVGAESGDDEVLARVDKGETFETSREALVKLGAAGIKRSVMILNGLGGAMLSRQHALNSAALMNAAQPEFLATLVVSFPMGEARFRGDFPGWEPLDIPGLMKEMELFISALDLQRTVFRSDHASNWLILKGTLGSDKPRLLQELRAAIAAPDAAPLRPAWARGL, from the coding sequence ATGACGATCGCGCCCATCCGCTATATCGAACCCGTTTTCCGCCCGCCGAGCGAAGCGGATTCGCTCATTCTGCCGGTGACGAACGGCTGTTCGTGGAATCGCTGCACATTTTGCGAAATGTATACGGCGCCGCAGAAGCGGTTCAGACCGCGCGACGAGGCGGAGACGCTCGATAGCATCCGACGCTGCGGCGAGCGCTTCGGCGACGGCGTGAAGCGCGTCTTCCTCGCCGATGGCGACGCCATGACGCTGTCGACCCGCCGGCTGACGACGATCCTCGAAAGCATCCGGCGCGAATTGCCGGGCGTGCGTCGCGTCTCCAGCTATTGCCTCCCCCGCAATGTGCGCAAGAAATCGGTGGAAGAGCTTGCGGAGCTCAAGGCGCTCGGTCTCTCTCTCGTCTATGTCGGCGCAGAATCGGGGGATGACGAGGTGCTTGCGCGCGTCGACAAGGGCGAAACATTCGAGACGTCGCGAGAGGCGCTCGTGAAGCTGGGCGCGGCGGGGATCAAGCGCTCCGTGATGATTCTCAACGGCCTTGGCGGCGCGATGCTGTCGCGACAACATGCGCTCAATTCAGCCGCGCTGATGAACGCCGCGCAACCCGAATTCCTCGCGACGCTCGTCGTGAGCTTTCCGATGGGCGAGGCGCGCTTTCGCGGCGATTTTCCAGGCTGGGAGCCGCTCGATATTCCCGGCTTGATGAAAGAAATGGAGCTTTTCATTTCCGCGCTCGATTTGCAGCGCACCGTTTTCCGCAGCGATCACGCGTCGAACTGGCTTATCCTGAAAGGAACGCTTGGTTCCGACAAGCCCCGCCTTTTGCAGGAATTGCGCGCCGCCATCGCCGCGCCCGACGCCGCCCCGCTGCGGCCGGCCTGGGCGCGGGGTCTGTAA
- the hypE gene encoding hydrogenase expression/formation protein HypE, with product MATVKTYRRKLDLSGRVDLSHGAGGRAMAQLIAEIFHSALDNEWLRRGDDQSVFEIGAGRLAMTTDAFVVSPLFFPGGDIGSLAIHGTVNDLAMSGARPLYLTASFIIEEGFPLADLARIAQSMGAAARDAGVFVIAGDTKVVERGKADGVFITTAGVGRLPHGLELSGDKARPGDAVLISGSIGDHGVAVMSKRENLEFDCEILSDSAALHGLVEGMTAAAGASLRLMRDPTRGGLAATLNEIAQQSGVGFRLEEEAIPVKPEVAAACELLGLDPLNVANEGKLVAVVAPEAAKALLDAMRAHPLGRDAAIIGAVVANERRFVQLKSSFGGSRIVDWLAGEQLPRIC from the coding sequence ATGGCTACCGTCAAAACCTACAGGCGCAAGCTCGATCTTTCGGGACGCGTCGATCTCTCCCACGGCGCCGGCGGACGCGCCATGGCGCAGCTCATCGCCGAAATTTTTCACAGCGCGCTCGACAATGAATGGCTGAGGCGCGGCGACGACCAGTCGGTTTTCGAGATCGGCGCGGGCCGCCTCGCAATGACGACCGACGCCTTCGTCGTTTCGCCCCTCTTCTTTCCCGGCGGCGACATCGGCTCGCTCGCCATTCACGGCACGGTGAACGACCTCGCCATGTCCGGCGCGCGGCCGCTCTATCTGACGGCGAGCTTCATCATAGAAGAAGGCTTTCCCCTGGCCGATCTCGCGCGCATCGCGCAAAGCATGGGAGCGGCGGCGCGCGACGCGGGCGTGTTCGTCATCGCCGGCGACACCAAGGTCGTCGAGCGCGGCAAGGCCGACGGCGTCTTCATCACGACCGCCGGAGTCGGCCGCCTGCCCCACGGACTCGAACTCTCCGGCGACAAGGCCCGGCCGGGCGACGCCGTGCTGATCTCCGGTTCGATCGGCGATCATGGCGTCGCGGTCATGTCGAAGCGCGAAAATCTCGAATTCGATTGCGAGATCCTGTCCGATTCCGCGGCCCTGCACGGACTCGTCGAGGGAATGACCGCCGCCGCGGGCGCGTCGCTACGGCTGATGCGCGATCCGACGCGCGGCGGCCTCGCGGCGACGCTCAATGAAATTGCGCAGCAGTCGGGCGTCGGATTTCGACTCGAGGAGGAAGCGATCCCCGTCAAGCCCGAAGTCGCCGCCGCATGCGAACTGCTCGGCCTCGACCCGCTCAACGTCGCCAATGAGGGCAAGCTCGTCGCCGTCGTCGCGCCGGAGGCCGCGAAAGCGTTGCTCGACGCGATGCGGGCGCATCCGCTTGGCCGCGACGCGGCGATCATCGGCGCGGTCGTCGCGAACGAACGCCGTTTCGTTCAGCTCAAATCGTCCTTTGGCGGCTCCCGCATCGTCGACTGGCTCGCCGGCGAGCAATTGCCGCGCATCTGCTAG
- the hypD gene encoding hydrogenase formation protein HypD translates to MKYVDEFRDGRLARGVAETLHRLARPDRTYRLMEFCGGHTHAISRYGLEDLLPSNMRMIHGPGCPVCVLPVGRIDMAIELARRPKVTLCTYADLMRVPASGGASLMKAKADGADIRMVYSTLDAIRIAEAEPDREVIFFAIGFETTTPPTALAIKLAIKNRLTNFSVFCNHVLTPAAMRAILGNRAEGVEIDGFVGPSHVSAVIGLQPYRFVAAQFGKPVVVAGFEPLDVLQAVVMLVRQLNEGRGEIENQYGRAVAAEGNLLAQAEMREIFELRESFEWRGLGEVADSALRLRDAYAAFDAERRFALAAHRAKDNPACECGAILRGAKRPHDCRLFGTVCTPETPMGSCMVSSEGACAAQWTYRRFDERAA, encoded by the coding sequence ATGAAATATGTCGATGAATTTCGAGACGGCCGGCTCGCGCGCGGCGTCGCGGAGACGCTCCATCGCCTCGCGCGGCCGGACCGGACCTACCGCCTCATGGAGTTTTGCGGCGGTCATACGCACGCCATTTCGCGCTATGGTCTCGAAGACCTGTTGCCGTCCAATATGCGCATGATCCACGGCCCCGGCTGCCCCGTCTGCGTCCTCCCGGTCGGCCGCATCGATATGGCGATTGAACTCGCCAGGCGCCCCAAGGTCACGCTTTGCACCTATGCCGATCTCATGCGCGTTCCCGCCTCCGGCGGCGCGAGCCTCATGAAAGCGAAGGCCGACGGCGCGGATATTCGCATGGTCTATTCGACGCTCGATGCGATCCGCATCGCCGAAGCCGAGCCGGACCGGGAAGTCATTTTCTTCGCGATAGGATTCGAGACCACGACGCCGCCGACGGCGCTCGCGATCAAACTTGCGATCAAGAACCGGCTGACCAATTTCTCGGTCTTCTGCAATCATGTGCTGACGCCCGCCGCCATGCGCGCCATTCTCGGCAATCGCGCGGAAGGCGTCGAGATCGACGGCTTTGTCGGTCCCTCCCACGTCTCCGCCGTGATCGGCTTGCAGCCCTATCGCTTCGTCGCCGCGCAATTTGGCAAGCCGGTCGTCGTCGCGGGCTTCGAGCCGCTCGACGTCCTTCAGGCCGTCGTCATGCTCGTGCGGCAATTGAACGAGGGACGTGGCGAGATCGAAAACCAGTATGGCCGCGCCGTCGCAGCCGAAGGCAATCTGCTGGCGCAGGCGGAGATGCGCGAGATCTTCGAATTGCGCGAGAGCTTCGAGTGGCGCGGGCTGGGAGAGGTCGCCGACAGCGCCCTGCGCCTGCGCGACGCCTATGCCGCTTTCGACGCCGAGCGCCGCTTCGCTCTTGCGGCGCATCGCGCCAAAGACAATCCCGCTTGCGAATGCGGCGCGATCCTTCGCGGCGCGAAGCGTCCGCATGATTGCAGGCTGTTCGGAACCGTCTGCACGCCCGAGACGCCGATGGGCTCCTGCATGGTGTCGTCGGAAGGGGCCTGCGCCGCGCAATGGACCTATCGCCGCTTCGACGAACGCGCCGCCTGA
- a CDS encoding HypC/HybG/HupF family hydrogenase formation chaperone has translation MCLAIPVRVTELLPDQMAKVSLDGVSKTVSVALLDELSVGDYVILHVGFALSKIDPDEAERTLRMIRDIAGSAS, from the coding sequence ATGTGTCTAGCGATTCCCGTGCGCGTCACAGAATTGCTGCCGGACCAGATGGCGAAAGTGTCGCTGGACGGCGTGAGCAAGACCGTTTCCGTGGCTCTACTCGACGAACTGAGCGTCGGCGACTACGTCATCCTGCATGTCGGGTTCGCGCTCTCCAAGATCGATCCCGATGAAGCCGAGCGCACTCTGCGCATGATCCGCGACATTGCAGGGTCCGCCTCATGA
- the hypF gene encoding carbamoyltransferase HypF — MASPAACAAPTEPERRRLRLRGAVQGVGFRPFVYNLALRYGLSGFVQNDGDGVLIEVEGAPHDDFLRALRGEKPPLAVIDSIDVAHIDPRRDRGFTIRESAGGNARTRIVADAAVCEACLDELFDPESRFHLYPFVTCTHCGPRFTITSSLPYDRPQTSMARFSMCEDCARDYGDPKSRRFHAETIACPKCGPRLERDPQAIVSALRAGRIVALKGIGGFHLICDARNEAAVDELRRRKARDAKPFAVMAANIASVSLFAAPSEAERDLLRRRARPIVVLPSKGTLPRSIAPGLARIGVMLPYAPLHHLLFHAAAGFPAAKDQREAASDFVIVATSANPGGEPLVVDDDDARRRLSGIADLIVGHDRPILVRADDSVMAVAGGAPIFLRRARGFVPEPIDLGADGPCAIAFGAHLKTTVTVTRGREAFVSQHIGDLDDAETVRFFEETTRHLVSILNVRPEIAACDAHPDFFSTRIAEETGLPLYKVQHHAAHVAAIAAEHGTSDAILGAALDGYGMGDDGGAWGGELMLLENASWKRLGHLAPLALIGGDRAAREPWRMGMAALAAIDRLDLSAKFFPDVPQAANVGARMRKQGAARTTSMGRLFDAVAALAGVCPAQRYEGQAAMELEALVESPRLLDNAYRLRDGVLDFAPFLAFVATERPSARETAEYFHGALIDGCADWIAEAAGALGLQRVALGGGCLMNRALADGLCGALRARGIEPLCARLAPCNDGGISLGQAALARAAFQTGRREKESAACV, encoded by the coding sequence ATGGCGAGCCCCGCCGCCTGCGCCGCGCCCACAGAGCCCGAGCGGCGGCGCCTTCGGTTGCGCGGCGCCGTGCAGGGCGTCGGCTTTCGTCCTTTCGTTTACAATCTCGCGCTGAGATACGGCCTTAGCGGCTTCGTCCAGAATGACGGCGACGGCGTCCTGATCGAAGTCGAGGGCGCTCCTCATGACGACTTTCTGCGCGCGCTTCGTGGCGAGAAGCCGCCTCTCGCGGTCATCGACTCCATCGATGTTGCTCATATCGACCCGCGCCGGGATCGCGGTTTCACGATCCGCGAAAGCGCAGGCGGAAACGCCAGGACGCGCATCGTCGCGGATGCGGCCGTCTGCGAGGCCTGCCTCGACGAGCTTTTCGATCCCGAGAGCCGCTTTCATCTCTACCCTTTCGTCACCTGCACCCATTGCGGACCTCGCTTCACCATCACCTCGTCCCTGCCTTACGACCGTCCGCAGACCTCCATGGCGCGTTTCTCCATGTGCGAGGACTGCGCGCGCGACTATGGCGACCCGAAGAGCCGCCGCTTTCACGCCGAAACGATCGCATGTCCGAAATGCGGCCCGCGTCTCGAGCGGGACCCGCAGGCGATCGTTTCGGCGCTGAGAGCCGGCCGCATCGTCGCCTTGAAAGGCATTGGCGGCTTTCACCTGATATGCGACGCGCGCAACGAGGCCGCCGTCGATGAGCTGCGCCGTCGGAAGGCGCGCGACGCAAAGCCCTTCGCCGTGATGGCGGCGAATATCGCTTCCGTTTCGCTCTTCGCCGCGCCGAGCGAGGCGGAGCGCGATCTCCTGCGGCGTCGCGCGCGCCCGATCGTCGTCCTGCCCTCGAAGGGAACGCTGCCGCGATCGATCGCGCCCGGCCTCGCGCGCATCGGCGTCATGCTGCCTTACGCGCCGCTGCATCATTTGTTGTTCCACGCGGCGGCGGGATTTCCTGCTGCGAAAGATCAACGCGAGGCGGCGTCCGATTTCGTCATCGTCGCGACGAGCGCCAATCCCGGCGGCGAACCCCTCGTCGTCGATGACGACGACGCGCGCCGCCGCCTGTCCGGCATCGCCGATCTCATCGTCGGGCACGACCGTCCGATCCTTGTGCGCGCCGACGATTCCGTCATGGCGGTCGCGGGCGGCGCGCCCATCTTCCTCCGCAGGGCGCGCGGCTTCGTTCCGGAGCCCATCGATCTTGGCGCGGACGGTCCCTGCGCGATCGCCTTTGGCGCGCATCTCAAGACGACGGTGACCGTCACGCGCGGGCGCGAGGCTTTCGTCTCTCAGCATATCGGCGATCTCGACGACGCGGAGACCGTGCGATTTTTCGAGGAAACGACGCGCCATCTCGTCTCGATCCTCAATGTAAGACCGGAAATCGCGGCCTGCGACGCGCATCCGGATTTTTTCTCCACGCGCATCGCGGAGGAAACGGGCCTGCCGCTCTACAAAGTCCAGCATCACGCCGCCCATGTCGCCGCGATCGCGGCGGAGCATGGGACGAGCGACGCCATTCTCGGCGCAGCGCTCGACGGCTATGGCATGGGCGACGATGGCGGAGCCTGGGGCGGCGAGCTCATGCTGCTCGAAAACGCGTCGTGGAAGCGGCTCGGCCATCTCGCGCCGCTCGCGCTCATCGGCGGCGATCGCGCCGCGCGGGAGCCGTGGCGCATGGGGATGGCGGCGCTCGCGGCGATCGACCGGCTCGATCTTTCCGCCAAATTCTTCCCCGATGTCCCGCAAGCTGCGAATGTCGGCGCAAGAATGCGGAAGCAGGGAGCCGCTCGCACGACCAGCATGGGCCGCCTCTTCGACGCCGTCGCGGCGCTCGCCGGCGTCTGTCCGGCGCAACGCTATGAAGGTCAGGCGGCGATGGAGCTGGAGGCGCTCGTCGAAAGTCCGCGCCTGTTGGATAACGCCTACCGGCTGCGGGACGGCGTGCTCGATTTCGCGCCTTTTCTCGCTTTCGTCGCGACCGAGCGGCCGAGTGCGCGCGAGACCGCCGAATATTTTCACGGCGCGCTCATTGACGGATGCGCGGACTGGATCGCCGAGGCCGCGGGCGCGCTCGGGCTCCAGCGCGTCGCGCTTGGCGGCGGCTGCCTGATGAACCGCGCGCTCGCCGACGGCCTTTGCGGCGCCTTGCGCGCGCGCGGAATCGAGCCATTATGCGCGCGCTTGGCGCCCTGTAACGACGGCGGGATTTCCCTCGGGCAGGCGGCGCTGGCGAGAGCCGCCTTTCAGACAGGACGGCGAGAGAAAGAGAGCGCGGCATGTGTCTAG
- the hypB gene encoding hydrogenase nickel incorporation protein HypB — protein MCTVCGCGTATVEGEKKATEQSQSHDRHHRHDHDHHSHDHDHGHSHDHHHYDHAHHHPHDHDHTHGEGGEVIDFGAGIAGVHVPGLSQERIVRIERDILSKNDAYARDNRALFAAKGALALNIVSSPGSGKTALLVRAINDLKDRLAVAVIEGDQQTSNDAERIRATGAPAIQINTGKGCHLDAHMVGHALEELDLRAGGVLFIENVGNLVCPAAFDLGEAHKVVLLSVTEGEDKPLKYPDMFAAADLMLLNKADLLPHLTFDVGACLANALKVNPHLQTLVVSATSGEGLAAFYAWIEARAAHAKTHAGAARAG, from the coding sequence ATGTGCACGGTGTGCGGCTGCGGAACAGCGACGGTCGAAGGCGAGAAGAAAGCGACTGAGCAGTCGCAGAGCCACGATCGCCATCACCGCCATGATCATGATCATCACTCTCACGATCACGACCACGGCCATAGTCACGACCATCATCATTACGATCACGCCCATCATCATCCGCACGACCATGATCATACGCATGGCGAAGGCGGGGAAGTCATCGATTTCGGCGCAGGGATCGCCGGCGTGCATGTCCCCGGGCTCAGTCAGGAGCGGATCGTACGCATCGAGCGCGACATTCTCTCGAAGAACGACGCCTATGCGCGCGACAACCGCGCGCTGTTCGCCGCCAAGGGCGCCCTGGCGCTCAATATCGTCTCGAGCCCCGGCTCGGGAAAGACGGCTTTGCTCGTGCGGGCGATAAACGATCTGAAGGACAGGCTCGCCGTCGCCGTGATCGAAGGCGACCAGCAGACCTCGAACGACGCCGAGCGCATCCGCGCCACCGGCGCGCCCGCCATACAGATCAATACGGGCAAGGGCTGCCATCTCGACGCGCATATGGTGGGTCATGCGCTCGAAGAGCTCGACCTGCGCGCGGGCGGCGTCCTGTTCATCGAGAATGTCGGCAATCTCGTATGTCCCGCCGCTTTTGATCTCGGCGAGGCGCATAAGGTCGTCCTGCTCTCGGTCACGGAGGGCGAGGACAAGCCGCTCAAATATCCGGACATGTTCGCCGCCGCCGATCTGATGCTGCTCAACAAGGCGGATCTCCTGCCGCATCTTACATTCGACGTCGGCGCCTGCCTCGCCAACGCGCTCAAGGTCAATCCGCATTTGCAGACGCTCGTCGTCTCGGCGACCAGCGGCGAAGGCCTGGCCGCCTTTTACGCCTGGATCGAGGCGCGGGCCGCGCACGCGAAGACGCATGCGGGCGCCGCCAGGGCGGGATAG
- the hypA gene encoding hydrogenase maturation nickel metallochaperone HypA, whose translation MHEMALTESIVDIVSDEARKQGFAKVRIVRLQIGAMAHVEPEALRFCFDAVSRGTVAEGATLDIRRLPGEGWCLDCGKTVPLEERFGACPECGRRHVQMTSGDELRVEELEVD comes from the coding sequence ATGCATGAAATGGCGCTGACGGAAAGCATCGTCGACATTGTTTCGGACGAAGCGCGCAAGCAGGGCTTCGCCAAGGTGCGCATCGTGCGCCTGCAGATCGGCGCCATGGCGCATGTGGAGCCCGAAGCCCTTCGCTTTTGTTTCGACGCCGTCTCGCGCGGCACGGTCGCAGAAGGGGCGACGCTGGACATTAGGCGCCTGCCGGGCGAAGGTTGGTGTCTCGACTGCGGCAAGACCGTGCCGCTCGAAGAGCGTTTCGGCGCCTGCCCCGAATGCGGCAGGCGTCATGTGCAAATGACGTCGGGAGACGAACTGCGCGTCGAGGAGCTGGAGGTCGACTGA